A region of Clostridium acetobutylicum ATCC 824 DNA encodes the following proteins:
- a CDS encoding tetratricopeptide repeat-containing glycosyltransferase family 2 protein, whose protein sequence is MSNEISLCMIVKNEEKYLFQCLDSVKDIVDEIIIVDTGSTDKTVEIAKKFGAEIHYFMWNNSFSDARNESLKYATKDWIFIMDGDDEFSKDDKEKFKELVKNNLKEDCLYYFETLSYCGEFVDSSNISVNLNPRLFKNNYGYKYEGIVHNQLINTEKEIKNVIYNIRIYHYGYLEDVSKKKNKRGRNIPLLKKQLKENPDDRFAHFNIGNEYYAIGDLQKALTHYCEAYKDFNPSSGFGFVLITRLIVTNFGIGKHEKAIEFADIGLEYYPNATDIYFLKALIYEATRRPTLAIKALKRCIEMGEPPSNLKLYYGTWSFKALYELVNIYMGLKDYEEAYKYCIETIKAKNDFVNPVYVIGHILKERKTPIEEFKVELEKLFSDYPKAYFFIANILYDEGYFNEALEYTDKCEKEGLNSDAILDLKLKAMIRAQKFNECAEANYFAKESVFYFNASMYKVLSLVLIGKFKEALKDLEIFKDGKLKRQDKKELEVYSQFVKLFMNEETKVLSEDKEDKEYTGFILDICDILLSNKLYDEFEKALNLFNLISDENVLLNLSKLYYKHGIESMAKKEAIRSIKEFEVFDNEILDILR, encoded by the coding sequence ATGAGTAATGAAATAAGTTTGTGTATGATAGTGAAAAATGAAGAAAAATACTTATTTCAATGCCTGGATAGTGTTAAGGACATCGTTGATGAAATAATTATAGTTGATACGGGCTCTACTGATAAAACGGTTGAGATAGCTAAAAAGTTTGGAGCTGAGATTCATTATTTTATGTGGAACAATAGCTTTAGCGATGCAAGAAACGAGTCCCTTAAATATGCAACTAAGGATTGGATATTCATAATGGATGGGGATGATGAATTCTCTAAGGATGACAAAGAAAAATTCAAAGAGCTTGTGAAGAATAATTTAAAAGAAGATTGTCTTTATTACTTTGAAACCTTGAGCTATTGTGGAGAATTTGTAGATAGTAGTAATATAAGTGTTAATTTGAATCCGAGACTCTTTAAAAATAATTATGGATATAAGTACGAAGGTATTGTTCACAATCAGTTGATTAATACTGAAAAAGAAATAAAGAATGTAATTTATAATATAAGAATATATCATTACGGATATTTGGAGGATGTATCTAAAAAGAAGAATAAAAGAGGAAGAAACATACCTCTTTTAAAGAAACAGCTTAAGGAAAATCCAGACGATAGATTTGCTCATTTTAATATTGGAAACGAGTATTATGCTATAGGTGATTTACAAAAAGCATTAACTCATTACTGTGAAGCTTATAAAGATTTTAATCCAAGTTCTGGTTTTGGATTTGTACTAATCACAAGGTTAATAGTTACAAACTTTGGTATTGGTAAACATGAAAAAGCAATAGAGTTTGCAGATATAGGGCTTGAATATTATCCTAATGCAACAGATATATATTTTTTAAAAGCACTTATATATGAAGCTACTAGACGTCCAACGCTTGCAATAAAGGCTCTTAAAAGATGTATTGAGATGGGAGAACCTCCCTCAAATTTAAAGCTATATTATGGGACATGGAGTTTTAAAGCTTTATATGAACTTGTTAATATATATATGGGTTTGAAGGATTATGAAGAAGCATATAAATATTGTATTGAAACCATAAAGGCTAAGAATGACTTTGTAAATCCTGTATATGTTATAGGACATATATTAAAGGAAAGAAAGACGCCAATAGAAGAATTTAAAGTTGAATTAGAAAAGCTATTTTCTGATTACCCCAAAGCATATTTTTTTATAGCAAATATTCTTTATGATGAGGGATATTTTAATGAGGCACTTGAATATACGGACAAATGTGAAAAAGAAGGACTTAATTCAGATGCAATATTAGACTTAAAGCTTAAGGCTATGATTAGAGCTCAAAAATTTAATGAATGTGCAGAAGCTAATTATTTTGCAAAAGAAAGTGTATTTTATTTTAATGCTTCTATGTATAAGGTTTTGAGCTTAGTTTTGATAGGAAAATTTAAAGAGGCGCTTAAAGATCTAGAGATATTTAAAGATGGTAAGCTTAAAAGGCAGGATAAAAAGGAGCTTGAAGTATATTCTCAATTTGTAAAACTATTTATGAATGAAGAAACAAAAGTTTTATCCGAGGACAAGGAAGATAAAGAATATACAGGTTTTATATTGGATATTTGCGATATTCTACTTTCGAATAAATTATATGATGAGTTTGAAAAAGCTCTTAATTTGTTTAATTTAATAAGTGATGAAAATGTACTACTGAATCTTTCAAAGCTATATTATAAACATGGCATTGAAAGTATGGCAAAAAAAGAGGCAATAAGATCTATAAAGGAATTTGAGGTATTTGATAATGAGATTTTAGATATATTGAGGTGA
- a CDS encoding nucleotide sugar dehydrogenase, whose amino-acid sequence MLKQESLAQKIKNKTAVVGVIGLGYVGLPLAVQSAVKGYKVVGFDVQSKKVDMINNGQNYINDIPNDTLKEVVKKDKLKATFNFEFIKSTDIVLICVPTPLDKYQQPDISYVRNSTEVVGKYLNKGMLVVLESTTYPGTTEELILPTLQKESGLKCGRDFYLAFSPERVDPGNVKYKTENIPKVVGGVQKESTKIAAAFYENILEVKVHEVSSPKIAEMEKILENTYRNINIGLINEMAIICNKMNIDIWEVIEAAKTKPYGFQAFYPGPGLGGHCIPLDPYYLTWKAREYNYHTRLIETSGEINNCMSMYVVERATKILNRFNKPLKDSKILILGIAYKKDIDDYRESPAIRIIENFELEGAKVSFYDPHISVYKYKNKEHYGIDISKSKLMDFDLVIITTDHSKYDYKFIQQNSNFIFDVRNATKNLKDRSNIELL is encoded by the coding sequence ATATTGAAACAGGAAAGTTTAGCGCAAAAAATAAAGAATAAAACAGCTGTTGTGGGAGTAATTGGTCTAGGATATGTAGGGCTTCCACTTGCAGTTCAAAGTGCAGTTAAAGGGTATAAGGTTGTAGGGTTTGATGTTCAAAGTAAGAAAGTTGATATGATAAATAATGGACAAAACTATATAAATGATATCCCAAATGATACGTTAAAAGAAGTTGTTAAAAAGGACAAACTTAAAGCAACCTTTAACTTTGAATTTATAAAGAGTACGGATATCGTTTTGATATGCGTACCAACCCCATTAGATAAGTATCAACAGCCTGATATAAGCTATGTTAGAAATTCTACAGAGGTAGTTGGAAAATATCTTAATAAGGGAATGTTAGTAGTACTTGAAAGTACAACCTATCCAGGTACAACAGAGGAGCTTATACTTCCTACACTTCAAAAGGAGTCTGGACTTAAGTGTGGGAGAGATTTCTATTTGGCATTTTCTCCTGAAAGAGTTGATCCAGGGAATGTTAAGTATAAAACTGAGAATATACCCAAGGTTGTAGGAGGAGTGCAAAAAGAGAGTACAAAAATAGCAGCAGCTTTTTATGAAAATATATTAGAGGTAAAAGTGCATGAAGTTTCAAGTCCAAAGATTGCAGAGATGGAAAAAATCCTTGAAAACACGTATAGAAATATAAATATAGGTCTTATAAATGAGATGGCTATCATATGCAATAAGATGAATATAGATATATGGGAAGTTATAGAAGCTGCTAAAACTAAGCCATATGGTTTTCAGGCATTTTATCCAGGTCCCGGACTTGGTGGGCATTGTATTCCTCTTGATCCCTATTATTTAACTTGGAAAGCAAGAGAATATAATTACCATACACGTCTTATAGAAACCTCTGGAGAAATAAACAATTGTATGAGTATGTATGTTGTAGAAAGAGCTACAAAGATACTGAATAGATTTAATAAACCCTTGAAAGATTCTAAAATATTGATACTTGGTATAGCCTACAAAAAGGATATAGATGATTATAGGGAAAGTCCTGCAATTAGGATAATAGAAAATTTTGAATTAGAAGGAGCAAAGGTGTCTTTTTATGATCCTCATATTTCAGTTTATAAGTATAAAAATAAAGAACATTACGGAATTGATATAAGTAAGAGCAAGCTTATGGATTTTGATTTGGTTATCATAACTACAGATCACAGCAAGTATGATTACAAGTTTATACAACAAAATTCAAACTTTATTTTTGATGTTAGAAATGCAACGAAGAATTTGAAGGATAGGAGCAATATCGAGCTTTTGTAA
- a CDS encoding beta strand repeat-containing protein: protein MANSIVFQNAASQLRSAIYGYDGTNYQPVKVNSTGELQINVGTINAVGTITRLGVLGTVNAVGTVTRLGVLGTVNRVAGVATITRLGVLGTVNAVGTVGRLGVLGTVNRVAGVATITRLGVLGTVNAVSAVGTVGRLGVLGTVNRVAGVATITRLGVLGTVNAVGTVGRLGVLGTVNRVAGVATITRLGVLGTVNAVGTVARLGVLGTVNRVAGVATITRLGVLGTVNAVGTVARLGVLGTVNRVAGVATITRLGVLGTVNAVGTVGRLGVLGTVNRVAGVATITRLGVLGTVNAVGTVARLGVLGTVNRVAGVATITRLGVLGTVNAVGTVARLGVLGTVNRVAGVATITRLGVLGTVNAVSTVGTIARLGVLGTVNRVAGVATITRLGVLGTVNAVSTVGTIARLGILGTVNRVAGVATITRLGVLGTVNAVNTVGTIARLGILGTVNRLAAVGTLTRLGVLGTISGDVNSRIVGSGVYATVQDIAVSSTGTYTNFIDISQYSATGWYIKKISNVPATLTARIALVPSTNRAVYTPYIDLPVGTITSDITKALVLDRTQYLKYAAVNLISSSTTIPTVQVVFDAKN, encoded by the coding sequence TTGGCAAATAGTATAGTATTTCAAAATGCAGCAAGTCAACTAAGATCAGCTATATATGGATATGATGGAACTAATTATCAACCTGTTAAAGTTAATAGTACAGGAGAACTTCAAATAAATGTAGGAACAATCAATGCAGTGGGAACAATAACAAGACTCGGAGTATTAGGAACAGTTAACGCAGTAGGAACAGTAACAAGATTGGGAGTACTGGGCACAGTTAATAGAGTAGCAGGAGTAGCAACAATAACAAGACTCGGAGTATTAGGAACAGTTAACGCAGTAGGAACAGTAGGAAGGTTAGGAGTACTGGGAACAGTTAATAGAGTAGCAGGAGTAGCAACAATAACAAGACTTGGAGTATTAGGAACAGTTAACGCAGTAAGCGCAGTAGGAACAGTAGGAAGGTTAGGAGTACTGGGCACAGTTAATAGAGTAGCAGGAGTAGCAACAATAACAAGACTTGGAGTATTAGGAACAGTTAACGCAGTAGGAACAGTAGGAAGGTTAGGAGTACTGGGCACAGTTAATAGAGTGGCAGGAGTAGCAACAATAACAAGACTCGGAGTATTGGGAACGGTTAACGCAGTAGGAACAGTAGCAAGGTTAGGAGTACTGGGCACAGTTAATAGAGTGGCAGGAGTAGCAACAATAACAAGACTTGGAGTATTAGGAACAGTTAACGCAGTAGGAACAGTAGCAAGGTTAGGAGTACTGGGCACAGTTAATAGAGTAGCAGGAGTAGCAACAATAACAAGACTTGGAGTATTAGGAACAGTTAACGCAGTAGGAACAGTAGGAAGGTTAGGAGTACTGGGAACAGTTAATAGAGTAGCAGGAGTAGCAACAATAACAAGACTCGGAGTATTAGGAACAGTTAACGCAGTAGGAACAGTAGCAAGGTTAGGAGTACTGGGCACAGTTAATAGAGTAGCAGGAGTAGCAACAATAACAAGACTTGGAGTATTAGGAACAGTTAACGCAGTAGGAACAGTAGCAAGGTTAGGAGTACTGGGCACAGTTAATAGAGTAGCAGGAGTAGCAACAATAACAAGGCTCGGAGTATTAGGAACAGTTAACGCAGTAAGCACAGTAGGAACAATAGCAAGATTGGGAGTACTGGGCACAGTTAATAGAGTAGCAGGAGTAGCAACAATAACAAGACTTGGAGTATTAGGAACAGTTAACGCAGTAAGCACAGTAGGAACAATAGCAAGATTGGGAATACTGGGCACAGTTAATAGAGTAGCAGGAGTAGCAACAATAACAAGACTCGGAGTATTAGGAACAGTTAACGCAGTAAACACAGTAGGAACAATAGCAAGATTGGGAATACTGGGTACAGTTAATAGATTAGCAGCAGTGGGAACATTAACAAGACTCGGAGTATTAGGAACTATATCAGGAGATGTCAATAGTAGAATAGTTGGAAGTGGAGTATATGCTACTGTTCAAGATATAGCAGTTTCATCTACAGGCACTTACACCAATTTTATAGATATATCTCAATATTCAGCTACCGGATGGTATATTAAGAAAATTTCAAATGTACCTGCAACTTTAACAGCTAGAATAGCTCTTGTACCAAGCACAAATAGGGCAGTGTATACTCCGTATATTGATTTACCAGTAGGAACTATAACTTCAGATATAACAAAAGCATTAGTTTTAGATAGAACTCAATATCTAAAATATGCTGCAGTTAATTTGATTTCTAGTAGTACAACAATTCCAACGGTACAAGTTGTTTTTGATGCTAAAAACTAA
- the tpx gene encoding thiol peroxidase, with product MKVKFKGKEVTLEGTEIKVGDTFPDFVAVNSSLEPVMLKNTNRVRVFLAVPSVDTPVCDLEVKTFNARASEIDGVSIYTISMDLPFAQSRWCGAEGIKNVTTLSDYRDRAFGKNTGTYIKELGLLARAVFVVDSSNKVTYANYLEEVSGYPNYDEVLQAAQAAK from the coding sequence ATGAAAGTAAAATTTAAGGGAAAAGAAGTTACATTAGAAGGAACAGAAATAAAGGTTGGAGATACATTTCCAGATTTTGTTGCGGTAAATAGTTCTCTTGAGCCAGTGATGTTAAAGAATACAAATAGAGTAAGAGTATTTTTGGCAGTTCCATCTGTTGATACGCCTGTATGTGATCTTGAAGTAAAGACCTTTAATGCAAGAGCATCAGAAATAGATGGAGTTTCAATTTATACTATTTCAATGGATTTACCTTTTGCACAATCAAGATGGTGCGGAGCTGAAGGAATTAAGAATGTAACAACATTATCTGATTATAGAGATAGAGCCTTTGGTAAAAATACTGGTACCTATATTAAAGAGTTAGGACTTTTAGCAAGAGCTGTTTTTGTAGTAGATAGCAGCAATAAAGTCACATATGCCAATTATCTAGAAGAGGTATCAGGATATCCTAACTATGATGAAGTGTTACAAGCAGCTCAGGCTGCCAAATAA
- a CDS encoding tetratricopeptide repeat protein gives MYKRKNFMGPAVKCFEEARKLEEKVGSKASLELAKIYAYFKDYEEAYKYCKEAISKSNYIEAYYLMVRILLLSNTPINEILKKAGKVKIHNSLLADIFCFEGNYEVALKIIDTCLKEDEVTRDLELIKIKCLLKLKQYDKCKDYIDNFSQSYLYFFKIRMYKVICCVLLEEYRLAWKIIDEFDYKKLSLYNKNKLKAYINFYNAALDIRGITPHENDEEYYSCIFEIIDILLATKEIKCLKKLIQTISKYDGGYLELAELYSNYGYVSEAKKLIVLYIKKFEVVNNKMIYILQK, from the coding sequence ATGTACAAAAGAAAAAATTTTATGGGGCCTGCAGTGAAGTGCTTTGAAGAAGCAAGAAAGCTTGAAGAGAAGGTAGGGAGTAAAGCTTCTTTAGAGTTAGCCAAGATATATGCTTACTTTAAAGATTATGAAGAAGCCTATAAGTATTGTAAGGAGGCAATTAGTAAATCCAACTATATTGAGGCCTATTATTTAATGGTTAGAATATTGTTATTATCAAATACTCCAATAAACGAAATTTTAAAGAAAGCTGGAAAAGTTAAGATTCATAATTCGTTGTTAGCAGATATATTTTGTTTTGAGGGCAATTATGAAGTTGCTCTCAAAATTATAGATACGTGTCTTAAGGAGGATGAAGTGACACGTGACCTTGAACTAATTAAAATAAAATGCTTATTAAAATTAAAACAGTATGATAAGTGCAAAGATTATATAGATAATTTTTCTCAAAGTTATTTATACTTTTTTAAGATCAGAATGTATAAGGTTATTTGCTGTGTACTGCTTGAAGAATATAGGTTAGCGTGGAAAATAATAGATGAATTTGATTACAAAAAGCTTAGCTTATATAACAAAAATAAGCTAAAGGCATATATAAACTTTTACAATGCAGCTTTGGATATTAGAGGTATAACTCCACATGAAAATGACGAGGAATATTATTCATGTATTTTTGAAATAATAGATATACTGTTAGCAACTAAAGAAATTAAATGCCTAAAAAAACTCATTCAAACTATTTCTAAATATGATGGTGGATATTTAGAATTGGCAGAATTATATTCAAACTATGGATATGTATCTGAAGCAAAAAAATTAATAGTACTGTATATAAAAAAATTTGAAGTTGTAAATAATAAAATGATATATATTTTGCAAAAGTAA
- a CDS encoding CsxC family protein, with product MENNQGTSCPTSFCNASVLKAHTLEQAENWPVRPGKYKVPVVLSEFVIQIDVEAKVKLNEPAYEIKRIEKQVFLTECRYVGGTDKVFIEGYIRKNIEYASRHCTTKSGIGGVINDTTVHIPFRCVTRVEFNGARPRVFPNFQPDVARYFDQKRMGKNIREADRASYEIFNEPVYCELEWSEIYDADIDDRGCPIDHFLNEEEFQEFTDKSVVYIAIKLLQKQQVGHTHHGHYDEKEGFEKEGFEKEGYKKEGFENQGFENQGCGKEGFSKEGFKKEEFGKEYGYKGKGEWNGMIDKYKK from the coding sequence ATGGAAAATAATCAAGGAACTTCATGCCCAACTTCATTTTGTAATGCATCGGTTTTAAAGGCTCATACACTTGAGCAGGCAGAAAACTGGCCTGTAAGACCTGGAAAGTATAAAGTACCTGTTGTTCTTTCAGAGTTTGTTATTCAAATAGATGTAGAAGCTAAGGTTAAATTAAATGAACCTGCTTATGAAATAAAGAGAATTGAGAAACAAGTATTCCTTACTGAATGCAGATATGTTGGAGGAACTGACAAGGTATTCATTGAGGGCTATATAAGAAAGAATATAGAATATGCTTCAAGACACTGTACTACAAAATCAGGTATAGGCGGTGTTATCAATGATACTACAGTTCATATTCCATTTAGATGCGTTACAAGAGTGGAATTTAATGGAGCTCGCCCTAGAGTGTTCCCTAATTTTCAGCCAGATGTAGCTAGATATTTTGATCAAAAGAGAATGGGTAAAAATATAAGAGAAGCTGATAGAGCAAGCTATGAAATATTTAATGAACCTGTATATTGTGAACTTGAATGGTCTGAGATATATGATGCAGATATTGATGATAGAGGATGCCCAATAGATCACTTCTTAAATGAAGAAGAGTTCCAAGAATTCACTGATAAGTCAGTTGTTTATATTGCAATAAAATTACTTCAAAAACAACAAGTAGGACACACTCATCATGGACATTATGATGAAAAAGAAGGCTTTGAAAAAGAAGGCTTTGAAAAAGAAGGTTACAAAAAAGAAGGCTTTGAGAACCAAGGCTTTGAAAATCAAGGTTGTGGCAAGGAAGGATTTAGTAAAGAGGGCTTCAAAAAAGAAGAGTTTGGCAAGGAATATGGCTACAAAGGAAAAGGCGAATGGAATGGAATGATTGACAAATATAAAAAGTAG